A genome region from Yoonia vestfoldensis includes the following:
- a CDS encoding EcsC family protein — protein MTDKIIGHDALLLPVPAPLDDHARARVAALALRQRRANGVLMKAVNFLGGQVEDGLKVLPKPLRDQLNEVTRSALRRSYDIAARSRGGIGQSFGSDQTHRIIGTLSGAIGGFGGLPTALAELPVATTLIFRAVLHVAAEYGEDPASEETRMECLAVFGSGGPGSADDGVDTAFIGARLSLSGAAVNAMISRVAPKFAAVLSQKLASQTVPVLGAVAGAGTNYAFVDYYVALAHVHFGLRQLVRDHGDVAVLDEFHRQLAAQRLPQT, from the coding sequence ATGACAGACAAGATCATTGGCCATGACGCGCTTTTGCTGCCGGTGCCTGCGCCGCTGGATGATCATGCGCGCGCGCGGGTTGCCGCATTGGCCTTGCGTCAGCGCCGGGCCAATGGCGTCTTGATGAAAGCGGTCAATTTTCTGGGTGGTCAGGTCGAAGACGGGCTGAAGGTCTTGCCCAAGCCCCTGCGCGATCAATTGAACGAGGTCACCCGCAGCGCCCTGCGCCGCAGCTATGATATCGCCGCGCGGTCGCGGGGCGGGATCGGCCAAAGCTTTGGGTCGGATCAGACCCACCGGATCATCGGCACATTGTCCGGCGCGATTGGCGGCTTTGGCGGCTTGCCCACGGCGCTGGCAGAATTGCCTGTCGCGACCACGCTGATCTTTCGCGCCGTGCTGCATGTCGCCGCCGAATATGGTGAAGACCCCGCATCCGAGGAAACCCGCATGGAATGTCTTGCGGTCTTTGGCTCTGGTGGGCCGGGCAGCGCGGATGACGGCGTCGATACCGCCTTTATCGGCGCGCGGCTTAGCCTGTCGGGGGCGGCGGTCAATGCCATGATCAGCCGTGTCGCGCCGAAATTCGCCGCTGTGCTGTCACAGAAACTGGCATCCCAGACCGTGCCTGTGCTGGGGGCTGTCGCGGGGGCGGGGACCAATTACGCCTTTGTCGATTACTACGTTGCGCTGGCGCATGTGCATTTCGGGCTGCGCCAGCTGGTGCGCGACCATGGCGATGTGGCGGTGCTGGATGAATTCCACCGCCAGCTGGCCGCGCAGCGCCTGCCTCAGACCTGA
- a CDS encoding GNAT family N-acetyltransferase, which produces MQTPSITLAHETPADHWEVEALYDLCFSPGRTALSSYRLREDVAPIADLCWTARDPDGVLSGVIRCWPCYVGDVPVVLLGPVAVHPTRQGEGIAGLLIYRVTQVARKAGWSRILLVGDLPYYSRFGFHPLSAVVMPPPTNPARVLGLALTQDAWAGIHGPVRKADDCISPR; this is translated from the coding sequence ATGCAAACACCCTCGATCACATTGGCCCATGAGACCCCTGCCGATCACTGGGAGGTCGAGGCGCTCTATGACTTGTGCTTTTCGCCGGGCCGCACGGCGCTGTCATCTTACCGTCTGCGCGAGGATGTCGCGCCCATTGCCGATCTGTGCTGGACCGCGCGTGACCCCGACGGCGTGCTGTCGGGGGTGATCCGCTGCTGGCCCTGTTATGTGGGCGATGTGCCGGTCGTTCTGCTGGGCCCGGTGGCGGTGCATCCGACGCGGCAGGGCGAGGGCATTGCGGGCCTGCTGATCTACCGCGTCACACAGGTCGCGCGCAAAGCGGGCTGGTCGCGCATCTTGCTGGTGGGTGATCTGCCCTATTACAGCCGCTTTGGGTTTCATCCATTATCGGCTGTGGTCATGCCGCCGCCGACCAACCCCGCGCGGGTGCTGGGGCTGGCGCTGACACAAGACGCATGGGCGGGCATCCACGGGCCTGTGCGCAAGGCGGATGATTGCATTTCGCCGCGCTAA
- a CDS encoding adenine phosphoribosyltransferase, with the protein MKTIRDYIRTIPDFPHEGIMFRDVTTLFSDARGFRMAIDQLLHPYAGTPIDKVVGLEARGFILGGAIAHQLSVGFVPIRKKGKLPGKTIEQAYQLEYGEAVMELHDDALQPGDKVLLVDDLLATGGTAEAGIRLVERLGAQVMGCAFIIDLPALGGAARLEKLGMQVHSLCAFEGL; encoded by the coding sequence ATGAAAACGATCCGCGACTATATCCGCACCATCCCCGATTTCCCACATGAAGGGATCATGTTCCGCGATGTGACCACGCTTTTCAGCGATGCGCGCGGCTTTCGCATGGCGATCGACCAGCTGTTGCACCCCTATGCCGGCACGCCCATCGACAAGGTCGTGGGGCTGGAAGCGCGTGGTTTCATACTTGGCGGTGCCATCGCGCATCAGCTATCGGTCGGTTTTGTGCCGATCCGCAAGAAAGGCAAATTGCCCGGCAAAACCATCGAACAGGCCTATCAGCTCGAATATGGCGAGGCGGTGATGGAATTGCATGACGACGCGCTGCAACCGGGCGACAAGGTCCTGCTGGTCGATGATCTGCTGGCGACGGGCGGCACCGCCGAGGCGGGCATCCGGCTGGTCGAACGGCTGGGCGCGCAGGTGATGGGCTGTGCCTTCATCATCGACCTGCCCGCATTGGGTGGGGCCGCAAGGCTGGAAAAACTGGGGATGCAGGTGCATAGCCTTTGCGCCTTCGAAGGACTTTGA
- the ptsP gene encoding phosphoenolpyruvate--protein phosphotransferase: MPERLESESRKLLGRLREALASDSEGQARLNRVVDLIASSMQAEVCSIYLFRDAETLELCATQGLEQESVHQTRMRLGEGLVGRTAKTGNIVNTANAPAEKGFRYMPETGEERYSSFCGVPIQRLGDVLGVLVVQTKTERIMTPDEVYALEIVAMVIAEMTELGAFVGEGAALSALHQKPVLLRGSIAQEGTSAGRVYLHEPRVVVTNPISDDPEKEKTRLNDAVETLRKSVDNMMVGARSVDPEQVQVLEAYRMFANSSSWMRRMQDDVQSGLSAEAAVEKEQSLARARLSRSPDPYLRERLHDLDDLSNRLLRILTGQGEDRSDMPDDPILVARNIGPGELLEYGKKLRGIVLEEGSVGSHATIVARAWAIPLVINAKGVTREALNGDIILVDGDQGIAHLRPDDTVQAAFRDKIEMQARAQERYASIRDLPAETKCGTRMSLQMNAGLIADLPSLAGSGAEGVGLFRTELQFLIRNQMPQRGELSALYDRVLNAAGGRRVAFRTLDIGSDKVLPYMKANDEPNPAMGWRAIRVGLDKPGVLRMQLQALLRGAAGRPLTVMFPFITQLAEFRTAKAEMDKAIDREIKLGHPIPSEIEVGAMLETPSLAFAPDVFFEEADFISIGGNDLKQFFFAADRENELVRRRYDTLDVSFLAFLEHVIKRCDAAGTPLSFCGEDAGRPVEALCFAALGLRTLSMRPASVGPVKHLLRRIDLNEVRAVMDAAITNGDQSVRRAVSDWLVYQV; the protein is encoded by the coding sequence ATGCCGGAACGGTTGGAAAGCGAAAGCCGCAAATTGCTGGGCCGCCTGCGCGAGGCGCTGGCCAGCGATAGCGAAGGTCAGGCACGGCTGAACCGTGTGGTGGACCTGATCGCCTCGTCGATGCAGGCCGAGGTCTGTTCGATCTACCTGTTCCGCGACGCCGAAACGCTGGAACTTTGCGCTACCCAAGGTCTGGAACAAGAGTCGGTCCACCAGACCCGGATGCGCCTTGGCGAAGGTCTGGTCGGGCGCACCGCCAAGACCGGCAATATCGTCAATACCGCCAATGCCCCCGCCGAAAAGGGGTTCCGCTACATGCCCGAAACGGGCGAGGAACGCTATTCATCCTTCTGCGGCGTGCCGATCCAGCGGCTGGGAGATGTGCTGGGCGTGCTGGTCGTGCAGACCAAGACCGAACGGATCATGACCCCCGACGAGGTTTACGCCCTTGAAATCGTCGCCATGGTCATTGCCGAGATGACAGAATTGGGCGCTTTCGTCGGTGAAGGCGCGGCCCTGTCGGCGCTGCACCAGAAACCGGTGCTGTTGCGCGGCTCAATCGCGCAGGAAGGCACCAGCGCCGGCCGTGTCTATCTGCATGAACCGCGTGTTGTGGTGACCAACCCGATCTCTGACGATCCCGAAAAGGAAAAGACCCGCCTGAATGACGCGGTCGAAACCCTGCGCAAATCGGTCGATAACATGATGGTCGGCGCGCGGTCGGTCGATCCCGAACAGGTGCAGGTGCTTGAAGCGTACCGCATGTTCGCCAATTCCAGCAGCTGGATGCGCCGGATGCAGGACGATGTGCAAAGCGGGCTATCCGCCGAAGCCGCCGTTGAAAAGGAACAATCGCTGGCACGCGCGCGGCTGTCCCGCTCGCCCGATCCTTACTTGCGCGAAAGGCTGCATGATCTGGATGATCTGTCCAACCGCCTGCTGCGTATCCTGACCGGCCAAGGCGAAGACCGCAGCGATATGCCCGACGATCCGATCCTTGTCGCGCGCAATATCGGGCCGGGTGAATTGCTGGAATATGGCAAGAAACTGCGCGGCATCGTCCTGGAAGAAGGCAGCGTCGGGTCGCATGCCACCATCGTTGCCCGCGCTTGGGCGATCCCGCTGGTAATCAATGCCAAAGGTGTCACGCGCGAGGCGCTGAATGGCGATATCATCCTTGTGGACGGCGATCAGGGCATCGCGCATCTGCGCCCCGACGATACCGTGCAGGCCGCGTTCCGCGACAAGATCGAGATGCAGGCCCGCGCGCAGGAACGCTATGCCTCGATCCGCGACCTCCCGGCGGAAACGAAATGCGGCACGCGCATGTCGCTGCAAATGAACGCGGGGCTGATCGCGGATTTGCCATCGCTGGCGGGGTCAGGCGCCGAAGGTGTGGGGCTGTTTCGCACCGAATTGCAATTCCTGATCCGCAACCAGATGCCGCAGCGGGGCGAATTATCCGCGCTTTATGACCGCGTGCTGAATGCGGCAGGCGGGCGGCGGGTGGCGTTTCGCACGCTCGATATCGGGTCAGACAAGGTGCTGCCCTATATGAAGGCCAATGATGAACCCAACCCCGCGATGGGCTGGCGGGCTATTCGCGTGGGGCTGGACAAACCGGGCGTGCTGCGGATGCAATTGCAGGCCTTGTTGCGCGGGGCGGCGGGGCGGCCCTTGACGGTGATGTTTCCGTTCATCACCCAGCTGGCCGAATTCCGCACAGCCAAGGCCGAGATGGACAAGGCCATCGACCGCGAAATCAAGCTGGGTCACCCGATCCCCTCCGAGATCGAGGTCGGCGCGATGCTGGAAACCCCCTCGCTGGCCTTTGCGCCCGATGTGTTCTTTGAAGAGGCCGATTTCATCAGCATCGGCGGCAATGATCTTAAACAATTCTTTTTCGCCGCCGACCGCGAGAATGAATTGGTCCGGCGGCGCTATGATACGCTCGACGTCAGCTTTCTGGCCTTTCTGGAACATGTGATCAAACGCTGCGACGCGGCGGGCACGCCTTTGTCCTTTTGTGGCGAGGATGCGGGCCGCCCGGTCGAGGCCTTGTGTTTCGCAGCCCTTGGCCTGCGCACGCTGTCGATGCGCCCCGCCTCTGTTGGGCCGGTCAAACATCTGTTGCGCCGGATTGATCTGAACGAGGTCAGGGCCGTGATGGATGCCGCCATCACAAATGGCGACCAATCGGTGCGGCGCGCCGTATCCGACTGGCTGGTCTATCAGGTCTGA
- a CDS encoding S-methyl-5'-thioadenosine phosphorylase — MTQTVLGIIGGSGLYEMDGLQDPSWVNVDSPWGAPSDALLTGRLDGVKMVFLPRHGRGHLHAPTTVPYRANIDALKRLGVTDIISISACGSFREEMAPGDFVIVDQFIDRTFAREKSFFGTGCVAHVSLAHPTCPRLSAACATAAEATGITLHRGGTYLAMEGPQFSSLAESRLYRSWGCDVIGMTNMPEAKLAREAEICYASVAMITDYDSWHPDHGAVDITAIIATLQGNGTKARDLIAKLPALLGGDRAPCPHGCDRALDHAIMTAPDKRDPALMAQLEAITARVLAKETR, encoded by the coding sequence ATGACACAAACCGTTCTGGGGATCATCGGCGGGTCTGGCCTCTATGAGATGGATGGCCTGCAGGACCCGTCATGGGTCAATGTCGACAGCCCTTGGGGCGCGCCCTCGGATGCGCTGCTGACAGGGCGGCTGGACGGGGTCAAGATGGTCTTTCTGCCCCGCCACGGGCGCGGCCATCTGCATGCGCCCACCACCGTGCCTTACCGCGCCAATATCGACGCGCTGAAACGGCTGGGGGTAACCGATATCATCAGCATCAGCGCCTGCGGGTCGTTCCGCGAAGAGATGGCGCCGGGTGATTTCGTGATCGTGGACCAGTTCATCGACCGGACCTTCGCGCGCGAAAAATCCTTCTTCGGAACAGGCTGCGTGGCCCATGTCAGCCTTGCGCATCCGACCTGCCCGCGCCTGTCAGCGGCCTGCGCGACGGCGGCCGAGGCTACGGGGATCACCCTGCATCGCGGCGGCACTTATCTGGCCATGGAAGGGCCGCAGTTTTCGTCACTGGCGGAAAGCAGGCTCTACCGTAGCTGGGGCTGCGACGTGATCGGCATGACCAATATGCCCGAAGCAAAACTCGCCCGCGAGGCGGAAATCTGCTATGCCTCGGTCGCGATGATCACCGATTACGACAGCTGGCACCCCGATCACGGGGCAGTCGATATCACCGCGATCATCGCCACCCTGCAAGGCAACGGGACCAAGGCCCGCGACCTGATCGCAAAGCTGCCTGCCCTGCTGGGGGGTGACCGCGCCCCCTGCCCGCATGGCTGCGACCGCGCGCTGGATCATGCGATCATGACCGCCCCCGACAAACGTGATCCCGCGCTGATGGCGCAGCTTGAGGCGATCACCGCCCGTGTCCTTGCGAAAGAAACAAGATGA
- a CDS encoding flavin reductase family protein: MFYAPKDGHNLPHNPFNAIVSPRPIGWIATRGADGQDNLAPYSFFNAVAYEPPQVMFASTSAKPDRDGTKDSVANIRETGVFAVNIVEYTMRDVMNQTSGPWDRATDEFALAGITKATCETIACARVAGAPATLECKLTQIVTLPGAANFAVFGEVTGVHIRDNCLVDGIFDVTTFQPLARLGYRDYTVVREVFSLTRPDQKT; the protein is encoded by the coding sequence ATGTTTTACGCCCCCAAAGACGGCCATAATCTGCCGCATAACCCGTTCAACGCCATCGTCAGCCCGCGCCCGATTGGCTGGATCGCCACACGCGGGGCGGATGGGCAGGACAACCTTGCGCCCTATTCGTTTTTCAACGCGGTTGCCTATGAACCGCCACAGGTGATGTTCGCCTCGACCAGCGCAAAACCCGACCGCGACGGCACCAAGGACAGCGTCGCCAATATCCGCGAAACAGGGGTATTCGCGGTCAATATCGTGGAATATACGATGCGCGACGTGATGAACCAGACATCCGGCCCATGGGACCGCGCGACAGATGAATTCGCGCTCGCAGGCATCACCAAGGCCACATGCGAAACGATTGCCTGCGCGCGGGTGGCCGGCGCGCCTGCCACGCTGGAATGCAAGCTTACCCAGATCGTCACCCTGCCCGGTGCGGCCAATTTCGCCGTCTTCGGCGAGGTGACAGGCGTGCATATCCGCGACAATTGCCTGGTGGACGGGATCTTCGACGTGACGACATTCCAGCCGCTGGCGCGGCTCGGCTATCGCGATTACACGGTGGTGCGCGAGGTGTTCAGCCTGACCCGTCCGGACCAGAAAACATGA